From Rhodococcus sp. B7740, one genomic window encodes:
- a CDS encoding ABC transporter ATP-binding protein → MAVASSVSRRFGEVTALQEIDLSIDRGEFVSVVGPSGCGKSTLLEVFAGLQDHDGGTVHVDGQPLTGPRSKTAVIFQESATLPWRTVRDNVAFALEVRGVGKRERRARADELLNTVGLSKFGDHYPTQLSGGMRQRVAIARCLSMEPDLILADEPFGALDEQTRLVMSYELLKIVEKLTCGVLFITHSIQEAVLLSHRVLVMSARPGRFIDEMEIDLPRPRSEDVLASPAATALHERIWSSLRDEAKKTMSIEP, encoded by the coding sequence GAGATCGACTTGTCCATCGACCGGGGCGAATTCGTCTCCGTCGTCGGGCCCAGTGGCTGTGGCAAGTCCACTCTGCTCGAGGTGTTCGCCGGACTTCAGGATCACGACGGCGGCACCGTGCACGTCGACGGCCAACCACTGACCGGCCCTCGGTCCAAGACTGCGGTGATCTTCCAGGAATCGGCGACGCTGCCCTGGCGGACCGTCCGTGACAACGTCGCGTTCGCTCTCGAAGTTCGGGGTGTCGGCAAGCGGGAGAGACGAGCTCGTGCCGACGAGCTGCTGAACACCGTGGGGCTGAGCAAGTTCGGCGACCACTACCCCACCCAATTGTCCGGTGGTATGCGTCAGCGTGTTGCCATCGCGCGGTGCCTGTCCATGGAGCCCGACCTCATTCTCGCGGACGAGCCGTTCGGCGCACTCGACGAGCAGACGCGACTCGTGATGTCGTACGAGCTCCTGAAAATCGTCGAAAAGCTCACGTGTGGAGTCCTGTTCATCACCCACAGCATCCAGGAAGCGGTCCTGCTGTCCCATCGCGTTCTGGTGATGAGCGCGCGGCCGGGACGCTTCATCGACGAGATGGAGATCGACCTGCCCCGCCCACGCTCCGAAGACGTTCTCGCGAGCCCGGCGGCGACGGCTCTGCACGAACGTATCTGGTCCAGTCTGCGCGACGAGGCCAAGAAGACGATGAGCATCGAACCATGA